The Anabaena sp. WA102 genome contains a region encoding:
- the rppA gene encoding two-component system response regulator RppA, which translates to MRLLLVEDEHDLGNGIHNALIQRDYIVDWVEDGETAWDYLQTIPQRYEIAILDWMLPKLSGLELCKRLRAQKNQLPIMLLTARDSMNDRVTGLDAGADDYLVKPFGMEELLARVRALQRRLPNFQPPQLQIGSLILDYSNFSVVNLAVENSSPIILTAKEFQLLEYFMQHPQQILTHEQIRARLWDFESDTVSNVVAAQVRLLRRKLSECGFSKAIETIRGFGYRFSA; encoded by the coding sequence ATGCGGTTATTATTAGTTGAAGATGAACATGATTTAGGAAATGGTATTCATAATGCTCTTATTCAACGCGATTATATAGTAGATTGGGTGGAAGATGGAGAGACTGCTTGGGATTATTTGCAGACAATACCTCAAAGATATGAAATTGCGATTTTAGATTGGATGTTACCAAAGTTGTCAGGATTGGAATTGTGTAAAAGATTAAGGGCGCAAAAAAATCAGTTACCAATTATGTTATTAACAGCTAGAGATAGCATGAATGATCGTGTTACGGGTTTAGATGCAGGTGCAGATGATTACCTAGTGAAACCCTTTGGTATGGAAGAATTATTGGCGCGGGTAAGAGCATTACAAAGAAGATTACCAAATTTTCAACCACCGCAGTTACAAATAGGTTCTTTAATTTTAGATTATAGTAATTTTTCAGTTGTGAATTTAGCAGTGGAAAATTCTTCACCAATTATCCTCACAGCTAAAGAATTTCAACTTTTAGAATATTTCATGCAACATCCTCAACAAATACTAACTCATGAACAAATTCGCGCTAGATTGTGGGATTTTGAAAGTGATACTGTGAGTAATGTTGTTGCTGCACAAGTAAGATTACTAAGACGCAAATTATCAGAATGTGGTTTTTCTAAAGCAATTGAAACTATCCGAGGTTTTGGTTATCGTTTTTCCGCATAG
- the rppB gene encoding two-component system sensor histidine kinase RppB, with product MNNNSLFNHSRFKLAITYAGVMGSTLLLCGCIAHSVMVQAFTRTVDRELEVFGKVFQDQLKTELKIPGELSITTQKSLPGLCLKQQSCLPIKSESDLLNLLAEGYYLRFLTLSGEATAAIGNNPDEFPDNIHLNHSYDIKNRHGELYHLHLMPLKINNNQLWGYLQVGRTVQRLNDYMNSLHWLLGLGIPSSMILIGGAGWWLAGLAMQPIEKSYQQLQQFTADAAHELRTPITSLQTIVETNSISPETQKALKRQIKRLVTLTQDLLLLSRLESGLQEAKLQQICLNDLVADVEEELMPMAMDAQVLLSSHIPDQSDFYIHGNESQIYRMLLNLVGNAIKYTPESGEVNIHLTTNDHQGVITIKDTGIGISNSDLPHIFERFYRVNADRSRNTGGSGLGLAITLAIVQTHKGKLEVQSHVNKGSTFTVILPLVSKVNK from the coding sequence ATGAATAATAATTCACTATTCAATCATTCTCGGTTTAAATTAGCGATTACCTATGCTGGTGTGATGGGATCAACTTTATTACTATGTGGTTGCATCGCTCACAGTGTCATGGTACAAGCTTTTACTCGCACAGTTGATCGAGAATTGGAAGTTTTTGGTAAGGTATTTCAAGATCAATTAAAAACAGAGTTAAAAATTCCTGGAGAATTATCTATTACTACTCAAAAATCTTTACCAGGACTTTGTTTAAAGCAACAATCTTGTTTACCCATTAAATCAGAATCAGATTTACTGAATTTATTAGCAGAAGGATATTATCTGAGATTTTTAACACTATCAGGAGAAGCAACTGCTGCGATTGGTAATAATCCAGATGAATTTCCCGATAATATTCACCTCAATCATTCTTATGATATCAAAAATCGTCATGGTGAACTATATCATTTACATTTAATGCCCTTAAAAATCAACAATAATCAATTATGGGGATATTTACAAGTTGGACGAACTGTACAACGATTAAATGATTATATGAATAGTTTACATTGGTTATTAGGATTGGGTATTCCCTCTTCTATGATCCTCATTGGTGGTGCAGGTTGGTGGTTAGCAGGTTTAGCTATGCAGCCAATTGAAAAATCATATCAACAATTACAACAATTTACCGCTGACGCGGCACATGAATTAAGAACTCCCATTACATCTTTACAAACCATTGTCGAAACAAATTCAATTAGCCCAGAAACTCAAAAAGCATTGAAGAGACAAATTAAAAGATTAGTAACATTAACACAGGATTTGTTATTATTATCTAGATTAGAAAGTGGATTACAAGAAGCTAAGTTACAGCAAATTTGTTTGAATGATTTAGTTGCAGATGTAGAAGAGGAATTAATGCCAATGGCTATGGATGCACAAGTTTTATTATCTAGTCATATTCCTGATCAATCTGATTTTTATATTCACGGTAATGAAAGTCAAATTTATCGAATGTTGTTGAATTTAGTTGGTAATGCCATTAAATACACTCCTGAATCTGGGGAAGTAAATATTCATCTGACAACTAATGATCATCAAGGTGTAATTACTATTAAAGATACAGGTATTGGTATTTCTAATTCTGATCTTCCCCACATCTTTGAGCGCTTTTATCGAGTTAATGCAGATCGTTCTCGCAATACTGGTGGTTCTGGATTAGGTTTGGCTATTACTTTGGCAATTGTCCAAACTCACAAAGGTAAATTAGAAGTACAAAGTCATGTAAATAAGGGCAGTACATTTACTGTGATTTTGCCGCTCGTTTCCAAAGTAAACAAGTAA
- a CDS encoding cysteine synthase family protein codes for MLTYSPNPTFRTNLPKSPLLATVTDALGKVPIVRLNRIHPSCQQHHLYLKLESCNPGGSIKEKNAAYLVNEAEKQGLLRAGGTIIESSSGNFGIGLAIVGATKGYRVMIVIDAKTPVTMRRMLTAYGAELVEVPLSAADAQGSMQVARMTKAQELAANIPDSWYSCQHKNPSNTDAHELWTAREIEEAFGGAPDAIVIGVSTAGQLGGISRYFKKYYPQTRIIGVDVAGSAIFGTPRHPYKMTGLGLSFVPPNFDPQVLDAAYSVDDALAFSVCHALAKQEGMLLGASTGAIVAAALADTQRFTQPQTMLLLNPDRGDRYLETVYNADWLTAQGINILEHSHLTEAIANLLPVPLDIVGRSQE; via the coding sequence ATGCTTACTTACTCTCCAAACCCAACCTTCAGAACCAACTTGCCAAAATCACCCCTATTGGCAACGGTGACGGACGCACTAGGTAAAGTTCCTATTGTCCGATTAAATCGAATTCACCCAAGTTGTCAACAACATCATTTATATTTAAAACTAGAATCTTGTAATCCTGGTGGTAGTATTAAAGAAAAAAATGCGGCTTATCTGGTGAATGAAGCCGAAAAACAGGGTTTATTGCGAGCAGGTGGGACAATTATTGAATCTAGTTCTGGTAACTTTGGCATTGGATTAGCAATTGTGGGCGCTACTAAGGGTTACAGGGTAATGATTGTGATTGATGCCAAAACCCCTGTCACCATGCGAAGAATGCTTACAGCCTACGGTGCAGAATTGGTAGAAGTGCCTTTAAGTGCGGCTGATGCTCAAGGTTCGATGCAAGTAGCAAGAATGACAAAGGCTCAGGAATTAGCCGCAAATATTCCTGATTCTTGGTATTCTTGTCAACATAAAAATCCTAGTAATACTGATGCCCATGAACTTTGGACGGCGCGGGAAATTGAAGAAGCTTTTGGTGGTGCGCCGGATGCTATTGTTATTGGAGTTAGCACAGCCGGACAATTAGGTGGTATTAGTCGCTACTTTAAAAAGTATTATCCCCAAACCAGAATTATTGGTGTAGATGTGGCAGGATCAGCAATTTTTGGTACTCCCAGACACCCCTATAAGATGACTGGACTGGGTTTATCTTTCGTTCCCCCCAATTTTGACCCACAGGTGTTAGATGCGGCTTATAGCGTGGATGATGCTTTGGCGTTTTCTGTTTGTCATGCTTTGGCTAAACAGGAAGGTATGCTTTTAGGTGCTTCCACTGGTGCAATTGTGGCCGCAGCTTTAGCAGATACTCAAAGATTTACTCAGCCTCAAACTATGTTACTACTTAATCCTGATCGGGGCGATCGCTACCTGGAAACAGTTTACAATGCTGATTGGCTTACAGCACAAGGAATTAACATCCTTGAACATTCCCATCTCACAGAAGCAATTGCTAATCTTCTACCTGTACCATTGGATATTGTCGGTAGGAGTCAGGAGTGA